The Sulfurimonas hydrogeniphila genome includes a window with the following:
- the rpsO gene encoding 30S ribosomal protein S15, translating into MALDSAKKQEIVAKYGRSENDTGSSEVQIALLTERIKELTEHLKVFKKDHASRLGLLKLVGQRRRLMKYFKRKDKDAYMKLIEDLGIRDNI; encoded by the coding sequence ATGGCTTTAGATTCGGCTAAAAAACAAGAAATAGTTGCGAAATACGGTCGCAGTGAAAATGACACTGGTTCAAGTGAAGTTCAAATTGCACTTTTAACTGAAAGAATTAAAGAGTTAACAGAACACTTAAAAGTTTTCAAAAAAGATCACGCATCTCGTTTGGGATTACTGAAATTAGTTGGTCAGCGTCGTCGTTTGATGAAATACTTCAAAAGAAAAGACAAAGACGCCTATATGAAACTCATCGAAGATTTAGGCATCCGTGACAATATCTAA
- a CDS encoding DHH family phosphoesterase, with protein sequence MKNRTIHHLSHIDLDGYSCQLVMQYTPYKRFNYNSNYGAEVKQKLDLMLENIRKAKEKAYILITDLNLTADESRWLSHEVKKMNDGAFDVKLQLLDHHGSGEESAKKHEWYYLDTSRCATKITYDYAKEHFELNEPAWMEKYVDVVNAVDLWKQEEHDNFEYGKVCMRLVTETKELNRIMFPDEDSNYKLTLLHEAAKFIHEPDAPILLDEKIHSLKKNFFRRDKDDTLDNLATRYVVELMGKARSEKTIYYKGYRGYLSYGIGNTSIVGNGFLTAYPEYDFIVDVSYRGTMSLRASDKVSVAQISKEWANGGGHPNAAGGRIMGFKEQFRYDKVKQQIEKVINDKEAVAGDLEYKKED encoded by the coding sequence ATGAAAAACAGAACTATTCATCATCTTTCACACATTGATTTGGATGGCTACAGCTGCCAGCTGGTCATGCAGTACACACCGTACAAAAGATTTAACTACAACTCCAATTACGGAGCAGAAGTGAAACAAAAGCTCGACCTTATGCTGGAAAACATCAGAAAAGCAAAAGAAAAAGCTTACATTCTTATTACGGACCTGAATCTTACAGCGGATGAATCCCGTTGGCTCAGCCATGAAGTAAAAAAAATGAATGACGGTGCATTTGATGTCAAATTACAACTTCTTGATCACCATGGAAGCGGGGAAGAGAGTGCAAAAAAACATGAATGGTACTATCTTGATACCAGCCGCTGCGCTACAAAAATCACCTATGACTATGCAAAAGAACACTTTGAGCTCAACGAACCTGCATGGATGGAGAAGTATGTTGATGTTGTTAATGCAGTAGATTTATGGAAACAGGAAGAACATGACAATTTTGAATACGGGAAAGTCTGTATGCGTCTTGTGACAGAAACAAAAGAGCTCAACCGAATTATGTTTCCCGATGAAGATTCAAACTACAAACTCACACTGTTGCATGAAGCGGCAAAATTCATTCATGAACCTGATGCCCCTATTTTACTTGATGAAAAAATCCACTCTTTAAAAAAGAATTTTTTCAGACGCGACAAAGATGATACACTCGACAATCTTGCCACACGGTATGTCGTTGAACTTATGGGCAAAGCCAGAAGTGAAAAAACAATCTATTACAAGGGATACAGAGGCTACCTGAGTTATGGAATAGGAAACACCTCCATAGTCGGCAACGGATTTTTAACAGCCTACCCTGAATATGATTTCATTGTGGATGTCAGCTATCGGGGAACAATGAGTCTGCGTGCAAGCGACAAGGTAAGTGTTGCACAGATATCCAAAGAGTGGGCAAACGGCGGAGGGCACCCAAATGCTGCCGGAGGAAGAATTATGGGATTCAAAGAGCAGTTCCGTTATGACAAAGTCAAACAGCAGATTGAAAAAGTCATCAACGACAAAGAAGCTGTTGCCGGGGATTTGGAATATAAAAAAGAGGACTAA
- the trpC gene encoding indole-3-glycerol phosphate synthase TrpC, whose amino-acid sequence MILDDIIKKTKEDLIQREKEFSLDWLGRSLAFNARQPRDVIPFLKATEEDPYRIIAEVKKASPSKGVIREDFDPLAIAQAYERGGASAISVLTEPHFFQGSLDYLAGIRRYVSVPLLRKDFIISKYQVLEALVFGADFILLIAAALSKKELKDLLGYARHLGLEVLVEVHDKKDLVKAIYAGADIIGINHRNLQTFEMNMNLCYELIPLIPNGKIIVAESGIYEHGQLEDLSKAGVDAFLVGESLMRQEDEELAVKKLKFGENYEKK is encoded by the coding sequence ATGATTTTAGATGATATTATTAAAAAAACAAAAGAAGATCTGATACAAAGAGAGAAAGAGTTTTCTCTGGACTGGCTAGGCCGTTCTCTTGCATTCAATGCCAGACAGCCGCGTGATGTAATTCCGTTTTTAAAAGCTACAGAGGAAGACCCGTACAGAATTATTGCTGAGGTGAAAAAGGCCTCACCTTCAAAGGGTGTCATTCGTGAAGATTTTGATCCGCTCGCCATTGCTCAGGCGTATGAACGGGGAGGGGCAAGTGCTATTTCTGTTTTAACAGAACCGCACTTTTTTCAAGGTTCTCTTGATTATCTTGCAGGTATTCGCAGATATGTTTCTGTTCCTCTTTTAAGAAAAGATTTTATTATTTCAAAATATCAGGTACTTGAAGCTCTGGTTTTTGGGGCTGATTTTATTTTGCTTATTGCAGCAGCTTTAAGCAAGAAAGAGCTCAAAGATTTGCTGGGCTATGCAAGACACTTGGGATTGGAAGTTTTGGTTGAGGTGCATGACAAAAAAGATTTGGTAAAAGCTATTTATGCCGGAGCAGATATTATCGGAATAAATCACAGAAATCTGCAGACGTTTGAGATGAATATGAACCTTTGCTATGAATTGATTCCTTTAATACCAAACGGAAAAATTATTGTGGCGGAGAGTGGCATATACGAGCATGGACAGCTTGAAGATTTAAGCAAAGCAGGGGTTGACGCATTTTTGGTCGGTGAATCATTAATGCGGCAAGAAGATGAAGAGTTGGCAGTAAAGAAACTGAAATTCGGAGAAAATTATGAAAAAAAATAA
- the kdsB gene encoding 3-deoxy-manno-octulosonate cytidylyltransferase, whose amino-acid sequence MIIIPARLASTRFPQKVLADIGGLPMVVRTAQRVSHLDDVVVACDDERIITTCKKYGIKAMLTSTTHKSGTDRIHECATILNLSDEELIINVQADEPFIEPDVVESLIQKLKELQKEKKDFIMGSCYNAVNAQAAEDSNLVKVVLDANSNAVYFSRAKIPFNQSGEAVYFGHIGIYGFSKKSLKEFCSLPDAPVEDIEKLEQLRAIYHGKNIAMVKVASTGFGIDTKDDLQRAIEIFL is encoded by the coding sequence ATGATTATTATTCCGGCAAGATTGGCATCCACACGGTTTCCGCAAAAGGTTTTAGCAGACATAGGAGGCTTGCCTATGGTGGTAAGAACGGCACAAAGAGTATCACATTTGGATGATGTAGTTGTCGCGTGCGATGATGAACGTATCATTACTACATGTAAAAAGTATGGAATCAAAGCTATGCTGACATCCACAACACATAAAAGCGGTACGGACAGAATTCATGAATGTGCCACTATTTTAAATTTATCGGATGAAGAACTTATTATCAATGTACAGGCAGATGAACCTTTTATAGAGCCTGATGTTGTTGAGTCCCTTATACAAAAACTCAAAGAACTGCAAAAAGAAAAAAAAGATTTTATTATGGGAAGCTGCTACAATGCTGTTAATGCACAAGCGGCAGAGGATTCCAATCTCGTCAAAGTTGTGCTCGATGCAAACAGCAATGCCGTCTATTTTTCCCGTGCTAAAATACCATTCAATCAAAGCGGAGAAGCTGTCTATTTCGGACATATCGGTATTTACGGTTTTTCTAAAAAAAGCTTAAAAGAGTTTTGTTCACTCCCTGATGCCCCTGTTGAAGACATAGAAAAACTAGAGCAGCTTCGTGCAATATACCATGGAAAAAATATAGCTATGGTCAAAGTGGCGAGTACGGGTTTTGGTATAGATACAAAAGATGATTTACAAAGGGCGATTGAGATTTTTTTATAA
- a CDS encoding nitronate monooxygenase: MSFKSLKIGKYEIEKPIVQGGMGVGISWDQLAGTVSKEGGLGVISSVGTGYYKDKEFAKKLVADRPLSEANFYSKEGFTEIIKNARKICGDKPLAANVLYAINDYGRVVRDACEAGINIVITGAGLPTNMPEFTEGYPDVALVPIVSSAKALKIICKRWQKRYNRLPDAVILEGPKSGGHQGFTYEQCSMPEYQLENLVKPVVEEAEQWGGMPVIAAGGVWDKNDIEAMMELGASGVQMGTRFIGTYECDAHANFKKVLLDAKEGDIKLMSSPVGYPAQGVVTNLTHMVEKREGPAIKCISNCVAPCNRGEEAKIVGFCIADRLSDAYEGNLETGLFFSGTNGYKLNEIITVKELIDKLMHGE, encoded by the coding sequence ATGAGTTTCAAGTCTTTAAAAATTGGTAAATATGAGATTGAAAAACCAATAGTACAAGGTGGTATGGGCGTTGGGATCAGTTGGGATCAGTTAGCTGGTACTGTTTCAAAAGAAGGCGGACTTGGAGTTATCAGTTCTGTCGGAACAGGTTACTACAAAGATAAAGAGTTTGCAAAAAAACTGGTAGCAGACAGGCCTTTGAGCGAAGCAAACTTTTACTCAAAAGAGGGCTTTACCGAAATAATAAAAAATGCCAGAAAAATCTGTGGCGACAAGCCTTTGGCCGCAAATGTTTTGTATGCTATCAATGACTACGGACGTGTTGTTCGCGATGCCTGCGAAGCCGGTATCAATATTGTAATAACAGGTGCAGGGCTGCCGACAAATATGCCGGAGTTCACAGAAGGATATCCTGATGTAGCGCTTGTACCTATTGTATCCTCTGCAAAAGCTTTGAAAATTATTTGTAAAAGATGGCAGAAGCGCTATAACCGTCTTCCTGACGCAGTTATTCTTGAAGGTCCCAAAAGCGGTGGGCATCAGGGCTTTACATACGAACAGTGTTCAATGCCTGAATATCAGTTGGAAAACCTTGTAAAACCTGTTGTAGAAGAAGCAGAACAATGGGGCGGCATGCCGGTAATTGCTGCAGGTGGTGTTTGGGACAAAAACGATATAGAAGCCATGATGGAACTCGGTGCGAGCGGTGTTCAAATGGGAACACGTTTTATCGGTACTTATGAGTGTGATGCGCATGCAAACTTTAAAAAAGTCCTTCTTGATGCAAAAGAGGGTGATATTAAACTGATGAGTTCTCCTGTGGGATACCCTGCACAGGGAGTTGTGACAAATCTCACTCATATGGTAGAAAAAAGAGAAGGTCCTGCAATTAAGTGTATTTCAAACTGTGTTGCACCGTGTAACCGGGGAGAAGAGGCTAAAATTGTCGGTTTTTGTATTGCAGACAGATTAAGTGATGCTTATGAGGGCAACCTGGAAACAGGACTCTTTTTCTCTGGAACCAATGGCTATAAACTAAATGAAATTATTACAGTAAAAGAACTTATTGACAAGCTTATGCATGGTGAATAA
- a CDS encoding tRNA1(Val) (adenine(37)-N6)-methyltransferase has protein sequence MLLYQPDSGYCYNSDSLFLYDFINSFHPKGKVLDVGAGCGVVGLLVARDNEKIELEAVEKQEVFRHFSKTNARVNKIAYRLHECDFLDMQEIQKYDYIISNPPFYPAGVQKSQNEILFNARYNVHLPLEKFFKKVSRLLRPHSHFIFCYDATQFGNVCVELERVKMKIVDVQFVHPKIDRSASLVMIHARNGSKAMMKVWPPLISFEGDNPSQKVQNIYKKANTQSIKCQI, from the coding sequence ATGCTTCTTTACCAACCGGATTCTGGTTACTGCTATAACAGCGACTCTCTTTTTTTGTACGATTTTATCAACTCTTTTCATCCCAAAGGGAAAGTTTTGGATGTAGGTGCAGGTTGCGGAGTGGTAGGACTGCTTGTTGCAAGAGACAATGAAAAAATAGAACTTGAAGCAGTGGAAAAGCAGGAAGTTTTCAGGCATTTTTCAAAAACGAATGCCCGAGTCAACAAAATAGCGTATAGACTGCATGAGTGTGATTTTTTGGATATGCAAGAAATACAGAAATATGACTATATTATTTCGAACCCGCCGTTCTATCCGGCTGGTGTACAAAAAAGCCAAAATGAGATATTATTTAATGCACGCTATAATGTACACCTCCCTTTAGAGAAGTTTTTTAAAAAGGTGTCGCGTTTGTTGCGGCCACATTCACATTTTATATTTTGTTATGATGCGACACAGTTTGGAAATGTCTGCGTTGAACTTGAGAGAGTCAAAATGAAGATAGTGGATGTGCAGTTTGTCCACCCAAAAATTGACAGGAGTGCATCACTTGTAATGATACATGCAAGAAACGGTTCAAAGGCAATGATGAAGGTCTGGCCTCCATTGATAAGTTTTGAGGGAGACAATCCTTCACAAAAAGTACAAAACATTTATAAAAAAGCCAATACACAGAGTATAAAATGTCAAATATAA
- a CDS encoding YkgJ family cysteine cluster protein, which produces MSNIIKKENYPYAFDASACAACEGRCCTGESGYIYVTKNEIFAIAEVLAMDVNEFALKYLFKKGYKYSIKENKINDSYECVFYDRKTNGCKIYSARPNQCKTFPFWDYYKTRVDELKLECPGIIDD; this is translated from the coding sequence ATGTCAAATATAATAAAAAAAGAAAATTATCCTTATGCTTTTGATGCCAGTGCATGTGCTGCATGCGAAGGCAGATGCTGTACAGGGGAGAGTGGTTATATATATGTCACTAAAAATGAAATATTTGCAATTGCAGAAGTTTTAGCAATGGATGTTAATGAATTTGCGTTAAAATATCTCTTTAAGAAAGGGTATAAATACTCTATCAAAGAAAATAAAATTAATGACTCCTATGAATGTGTTTTTTATGACAGAAAAACAAATGGGTGTAAAATATACAGTGCCCGTCCAAATCAGTGTAAAACATTTCCTTTTTGGGATTATTACAAAACCAGAGTTGATGAGCTAAAACTTGAGTGTCCAGGAATAATAGATGATTAG
- a CDS encoding RrF2 family transcriptional regulator, with translation MLITRASEYAILSLILLCKAEAPMDSDTLSKELSISKSFLAKILQSMAKAQILNSYKGVNGGFALNKDPKDINMLSVASCVEGKAPTVFECAPSLEDCPSEKASTCTIWPFLHKLQGKIDLFLANLTLADLLDD, from the coding sequence ATGCTTATAACCCGTGCCAGCGAATATGCCATCTTATCACTTATACTGCTTTGCAAAGCAGAAGCGCCAATGGACAGTGATACTCTTTCCAAAGAGCTTTCTATCTCCAAAAGTTTTTTGGCAAAAATTCTTCAGTCTATGGCAAAAGCGCAGATTTTAAACTCATACAAAGGTGTCAATGGTGGTTTTGCACTCAACAAAGATCCCAAAGATATCAATATGCTTAGTGTCGCGTCCTGCGTAGAAGGCAAAGCACCTACTGTTTTTGAGTGTGCTCCCTCTTTGGAAGACTGTCCTTCCGAAAAAGCCAGTACATGTACAATATGGCCTTTTTTACACAAACTCCAGGGGAAAATAGATTTGTTTTTGGCAAACTTGACTTTGGCAGACTTACTCGACGACTAA
- a CDS encoding N-acetylmuramoyl-L-alanine amidase family protein yields the protein MNYFTLNDKKKSIYKYVFDIHASMLKKSNTLKQEGVDKIKLAQYNPNTLRLVIQNKTPLKIRFFKKGKELSIKIINKSVKTKSVAVFNKYRKKSPKRLDRNKIIVIDAGHGGKDPGAIGYRKYREKIVVLSIARELKRILRARGFTVYMTRDSDRFIKLRNRTKYANRKNADIFISIHANAVGRKDAKKVCGLECYFLSTSRSSRAKKVAEMENSADLDEMDYYGKQSFLNTINSHNIVASNKLAIDLQRGALATLKSRYKNVKDAGVREGPFWVLVGAQMPSVLVEVGFITHPTEARRLVSRSYQKTMAQGLANGVERYFINSQKR from the coding sequence GTGAACTATTTTACGCTCAATGATAAAAAAAAGAGCATCTATAAATATGTTTTTGATATACATGCTTCCATGTTGAAGAAGTCAAATACTCTCAAACAAGAGGGGGTTGATAAAATTAAACTGGCACAGTACAATCCAAATACATTGCGGTTGGTTATTCAAAACAAAACTCCTTTAAAAATCCGTTTTTTCAAAAAAGGCAAAGAGCTTTCTATAAAAATTATCAACAAGTCAGTAAAAACAAAGAGTGTTGCAGTATTTAACAAATACAGGAAAAAGTCACCCAAAAGACTCGACAGAAATAAAATCATAGTCATAGATGCAGGGCATGGCGGAAAAGACCCGGGAGCCATAGGATACAGAAAATACAGAGAAAAAATTGTGGTCTTAAGTATAGCAAGAGAGTTAAAGCGTATACTTCGTGCAAGAGGTTTTACAGTGTACATGACACGCGACAGTGATCGCTTTATAAAATTAAGAAACAGAACAAAATATGCAAACAGAAAAAATGCAGATATTTTTATCAGTATCCATGCCAATGCAGTTGGACGCAAAGATGCCAAAAAAGTTTGTGGACTGGAATGCTATTTTCTTTCAACATCCCGTTCAAGCAGGGCAAAAAAAGTGGCAGAAATGGAAAATTCGGCAGATTTGGATGAGATGGACTATTACGGAAAGCAAAGCTTTTTAAATACCATAAATTCACACAATATTGTTGCATCGAACAAGCTGGCAATTGATCTGCAAAGAGGGGCGTTAGCAACACTCAAAAGCAGATATAAGAATGTGAAAGATGCAGGGGTCAGAGAAGGACCGTTTTGGGTGCTTGTAGGGGCACAAATGCCTTCTGTTCTGGTAGAAGTCGGATTTATAACACATCCGACAGAAGCCAGACGGCTTGTAAGCAGAAGTTACCAAAAAACAATGGCACAGGGGCTTGCCAATGGAGTGGAACGCTATTTTATAAACTCTCAAAAAAGATAA
- the flhA gene encoding flagellar biosynthesis protein FlhA: protein MARKLTTKQKIGTSLNFLLGKRDLGVVFFVMAILAIIIVPLPSSILDVLLTISIALSVLILLISLYVPKPTDLTTFPTLILILTLFRLSLNIATTRMILSHGYEGPEQVSDVITSFGDFVVGGNYVIGIIVFSILVLINFMVITKGSTRVAEVAARFVLDSMPGKQMAVDADLNAGLIDDAEAKQRRAEILQDANFYGAMDGSSKFVKGDAVAGIIITLINIIGGFLIGVFQYDMSVADSASTFTLLTIGDGLVSQIPALITSTATGIIITRSSSDGDNFAEGTISQMIGNAKIMMIVGFIMLLFALVPGLPTASMGFVGIIFALLGWSIYKYEKGELSILDVENLLGVKTKEETEKEKERIKPKKTNEEIAKEEENALDDILKVEMLELTLGYQLIKLADSSQGGDLLERIRSMRRKIASDYGFLMPQVRIRDNLHLKPNQYQVLLKGIAIGEGEIMPDKFLAMDSGMATGEIQGEPTKEPAFGLDALWIAPEQKEDAIINGYTVVDPATVISTHMSELIKRNAEELLTRQEVQSLIDKIKDDYPVIIDDVLKVASIGLIQRVLKALLHEKIPLKDMLTILETIADIAEYTKNVDLITEQVRARLSRVITQMYAGDDGVIRLLTFDTQTEQLLLQKSQEQDGVRNLMLNVGEINALIQATSTKAADLLQKGISPVIIIVDPQIRRSVAEIFERFSLDVVTLSHAEIDSSATFEVMGSISIQTQETNN, encoded by the coding sequence TTGGCAAGAAAATTGACAACAAAACAAAAAATCGGAACCTCCCTTAACTTTTTACTAGGCAAACGTGATCTTGGTGTTGTCTTTTTTGTAATGGCAATACTCGCCATTATCATTGTTCCTCTGCCTTCTTCGATATTGGATGTTTTGCTGACAATTTCAATTGCCTTGTCTGTTTTAATCTTGCTTATTTCATTATATGTACCAAAACCGACAGACTTGACTACCTTCCCGACACTTATACTGATTCTCACCCTTTTTAGGCTTTCACTCAACATTGCGACAACCAGAATGATTTTAAGTCACGGTTATGAGGGACCGGAACAGGTCAGTGATGTTATTACAAGTTTTGGTGATTTTGTTGTCGGGGGAAACTATGTTATCGGAATTATCGTTTTTTCCATTTTGGTTCTTATAAACTTTATGGTTATTACAAAAGGTTCCACAAGGGTTGCAGAAGTTGCAGCACGTTTTGTACTTGACTCTATGCCCGGAAAACAGATGGCGGTTGATGCGGATTTAAATGCAGGACTCATTGATGATGCCGAAGCAAAACAACGCCGTGCAGAAATTCTTCAGGATGCCAATTTTTACGGGGCGATGGACGGTTCTTCAAAATTTGTCAAAGGCGATGCTGTTGCAGGTATTATTATTACTCTTATAAATATCATCGGCGGTTTTCTCATCGGTGTTTTTCAGTACGATATGAGCGTTGCAGACAGCGCTTCTACCTTCACACTCCTTACAATCGGGGATGGTCTTGTCAGCCAGATTCCGGCACTCATTACCTCAACTGCAACCGGTATTATCATTACCCGTTCCTCAAGTGACGGTGACAATTTTGCCGAAGGCACTATTTCACAGATGATCGGAAATGCAAAGATTATGATGATAGTCGGCTTTATCATGCTCCTGTTTGCTCTTGTTCCTGGCCTGCCTACTGCTTCTATGGGATTTGTCGGAATAATATTCGCCCTGCTTGGGTGGTCTATCTACAAATATGAAAAAGGGGAACTTTCCATTTTGGATGTTGAGAATCTCCTTGGTGTCAAGACAAAAGAAGAGACAGAAAAAGAGAAAGAGAGAATCAAACCGAAAAAAACGAACGAAGAAATTGCAAAAGAAGAGGAAAATGCGCTTGATGACATACTCAAAGTAGAAATGCTTGAACTGACTTTGGGATATCAACTTATAAAACTGGCCGACAGTTCCCAGGGTGGTGATTTGCTTGAACGTATCCGTTCCATGCGAAGAAAAATAGCAAGTGACTATGGATTTTTAATGCCGCAGGTCAGAATACGTGACAACTTACATCTCAAACCTAACCAATATCAGGTACTGCTTAAAGGCATTGCCATTGGTGAGGGTGAGATCATGCCTGATAAATTTCTTGCGATGGACAGTGGTATGGCTACAGGAGAGATTCAGGGAGAACCGACAAAAGAACCTGCTTTTGGACTCGACGCCCTGTGGATAGCACCGGAACAAAAAGAAGATGCCATTATCAACGGATACACCGTTGTTGATCCTGCTACAGTCATCTCCACACATATGAGCGAACTCATCAAACGCAATGCCGAAGAGCTTTTAACCCGTCAAGAAGTGCAGTCACTTATTGATAAAATAAAAGATGATTATCCTGTAATCATTGATGACGTTTTAAAAGTGGCTTCTATCGGTCTTATTCAAAGAGTTCTCAAAGCACTGTTGCATGAAAAAATTCCGCTCAAAGATATGCTTACTATTTTAGAGACAATTGCAGATATTGCCGAATACACAAAAAATGTTGACCTTATAACAGAACAGGTAAGAGCCAGACTTTCTCGCGTCATTACCCAAATGTATGCAGGGGATGACGGGGTGATACGCCTTTTGACATTTGATACACAGACTGAGCAGTTGTTACTGCAAAAATCACAAGAACAAGACGGTGTGAGAAACCTCATGCTCAATGTAGGAGAAATAAATGCCCTGATTCAGGCAACAAGCACAAAGGCTGCAGACTTACTGCAAAAAGGGATTTCCCCTGTTATTATTATCGTCGATCCACAAATCCGTCGCAGTGTTGCAGAAATATTTGAGAGATTTTCTCTTGATGTTGTAACACTCTCTCATGCAGAAATTGATTCGAGTGCTACATTTGAAGTGATGGGCTCTATTTCAATTCAAACACAAGAAACAAATAACTAA
- the tyrS gene encoding tyrosine--tRNA ligase — MIDEALREINRGCAEIIDNERIEKLLKAYFQEGKTYTVKAGFDPTAPDLHLGHTVLLQKLATFQKYGARVQFLIGSFTATIGDPTGKNATRKVLSKEDIIKNIESYTTQAFKILDENKTDIVYNDDWLGKMSAADLIALASNLTVARMLERDDFSKRFKTNVAIATSEFMYPLLQGYDSVHLKSDIEIGGTDQKFNLLMGRQLQKVYNIKKQQAVLMMPILEGLDGVQKMSKSLGNYIGVSDEPNDMFGKVLSISDELMWRYFELLSDKSLDEIAALERAVKEGKLHPKKVKEDLALEITTRFHDKKAAQNAKEEFDKVHSKSQIPSDISEFSCEGPIWIAKALVDCKMEPSTSQARRDIKQGGVKIDQKKVSDEKLELSSGEYLLQVGKRKFAKLKVK; from the coding sequence ATGATAGATGAAGCTTTAAGAGAGATAAACAGAGGTTGTGCAGAGATTATTGACAACGAAAGAATAGAAAAACTTTTAAAAGCTTATTTTCAAGAGGGAAAGACATATACGGTAAAAGCCGGTTTTGACCCGACTGCACCGGATTTGCATCTTGGACATACTGTTCTTTTGCAAAAACTTGCAACCTTTCAGAAATATGGTGCAAGAGTACAGTTTCTTATAGGAAGTTTTACGGCAACAATTGGTGATCCGACAGGGAAAAATGCCACACGAAAAGTATTGTCAAAAGAAGATATAATCAAAAATATTGAAAGTTATACGACACAGGCTTTTAAAATTTTAGATGAGAATAAAACAGACATAGTCTACAATGATGACTGGCTGGGAAAAATGAGTGCAGCTGATTTAATAGCGCTTGCCTCAAATTTAACAGTGGCACGTATGCTGGAGCGTGATGATTTTTCAAAAAGATTTAAAACAAATGTCGCAATTGCCACAAGTGAGTTTATGTATCCGTTGTTGCAGGGTTATGACAGTGTACACTTGAAATCTGATATAGAAATAGGCGGAACAGATCAAAAATTTAACCTTTTAATGGGAAGACAGCTGCAAAAAGTATATAATATTAAGAAGCAGCAGGCTGTTTTAATGATGCCTATTCTCGAAGGTCTTGACGGTGTCCAGAAAATGAGTAAGTCTCTGGGAAATTATATTGGTGTTTCAGATGAACCAAATGATATGTTTGGTAAAGTTTTAAGTATATCCGATGAGCTGATGTGGAGATATTTTGAGCTTTTGAGCGATAAAAGTCTTGATGAGATTGCAGCACTTGAGAGAGCAGTAAAAGAAGGAAAATTACATCCGAAAAAAGTAAAAGAAGACTTGGCACTGGAAATCACAACGCGTTTTCATGATAAAAAAGCAGCACAAAATGCAAAAGAAGAGTTTGACAAGGTCCATTCAAAAAGCCAAATTCCAAGTGATATTTCAGAGTTTAGCTGTGAGGGACCGATTTGGATTGCAAAAGCTTTGGTTGACTGCAAGATGGAGCCCTCAACATCCCAGGCCAGAAGAGATATCAAGCAGGGTGGTGTTAAAATAGACCAGAAAAAAGTATCTGATGAAAAGTTGGAATTGTCATCAGGAGAGTACCTGTTACAGGTTGGAAAAAGAAAATTTGCAAAGTTAAAGGTTAAATAA